A portion of the Zootoca vivipara chromosome 6, rZooViv1.1, whole genome shotgun sequence genome contains these proteins:
- the LOC118087623 gene encoding gap junction beta-5 protein: MNWGVFQGLLSGANKYSTAFGRIWLSVVFIFRLLVYIVAAEKVWGDDQKDFDCNTEQPGCPNVCYDHFFPISHIRLWALQLILVTCPSLLVIMHVAYREAKLEKYRKKVGADYALRYPPGKKRGGLWWTYFFSLIFKSAVDIIFLFIFYHVYPNYTLPSVVKCSLEPCPNVVDCFIARPTEKNIFTLFMIITTCVCILLGLVEAFYLVGKRCMECLQPRNESHRRQGSEWMRREDTCSLPNSKHDSNEVGMQVFHGADYKPSTSILKAAPFSQRTLST; this comes from the coding sequence ATGAACTGGGGAGTCTTTCAAGGGCTCCTGAGCGGGGCAAACAAATATTCCACAGCCTTTGGACGTATTTGGCTCTCAGTGGTCTTCATCTTCCGGCTTCTAGTCTACATAGTGGCAGCTGAGAAGGTTTGGGGAGATGACCAGAAGGACTTTGACTGCAATACTGAGCAACCAGGCTGCCCAAACGTCTGCTATGACCATTTCTTCCCAATCTCCCACATCCGCCTCTGGGCCCTACAGCTCATTCTGGTTACCTGTCCTTCCCTGCTGGTAATCATGCATGTTGCCTACCGAGAAGCCAAACTGGAGAAATATAGGAAGAAGGTTGGAGCAGATTATGCACTGCGCTATCCTCCTGGCAAGAAGCGTGGAGGCTTGTGGTGGACCTATTTCTTCAGCCTCATCTTCAAGTCTGCTGTGGACATTATATTCCTCTTCATCTTCTACCACGTGTACCCAAACTACACACTACCCAGTGTGGTGAAATGCTCCCTCGAACCTTGTCCCAATGTTGTAGACTGCTTCATAGCCAGGCCCACAGAGAAGAACATCTTCACCCTTTTCATGATCATCACTACCTGTGTTTGCATCCTCCTCGGCCTTGTTGAAGCCTTCTACCTTGTTGGGAAACGATGTATGGAGTGCCTTCAGCCCAGAAATGAAAgccacaggaggcagggcagTGAATGGATGAGGAGAGAGGACACTTGCTCTCTGCCCAACAGCAAGCATGACTCAAATGAAGTGGGTATGCAGGTGTTCCATGGTGCAGATTACAAACCATCTACCTCCATCCTCAAGGCTGCTCCATTTTCCCAGAGAACTCTAAGCACATAA